The window TGTTCCAGTTTTTCAACCTCCTAAATAGTTTAACCGTATTAGAGAACGTGCAGACGCCAATGATGTTTGCCAAAATTCCCAAGGAACAGCAATTCAGTCGGGCTATCGCACTATTAAAGGCTGTCGGGCTTGAAGAAAAGATAAACAGCCGTGCCAACGAATTAAGCGGTGGTCAAATGCAAAGAGTAGCAATTGCCAGAGCTTTGGCCAACAATCCGGATATCCTTTTAATGGATGAGCCTACTGGAAACCTGGACTCAACCTCAGAAAAGGAAGTTATGGATATAATCTTTGATTTGCATAAAAAGGGAAAAACTATTGTTATGGTCACACATAATCCTGACATATCAAGCTGCGGCGAAAGAATAATAAAAATAAAGGACGGAATAGTCCAAAATTAAGGAGAACCCATGGAAATAATTACCGGACTAATAGATTTTATATTGCATATTGATACGCACTTGGCTCAAATAGTACAAACCTATGGAACATTGACATACCTAATACTTTTTCTTATTGTATTTTGTGAAACCGGCCTGGTTGTCACCCCCTTTCTCCCAGGAGATTCGCTTTTGTTTGTTATAGGAGCACTAGGTGCCTCAGGTGCTTTGGATGTAAAGCTTGTAACAATTCTTTTGATTGCGGCTGCTATACTTGGAGATACCGTGAACTACCATATCGGTAAATTTATAGGCCATAAAGCCTATAGGTTAAAGGACAGTAGATTCTTTAAAAAAGCTTACCTTGAAAAAACTCATAATTTTTATGAGCGACATGGAGGAAAAACAATTATTATTTCCAGATTCATTCCAATAATACGAACCTTTGCACCATTTGTTGCAGGAATGGGAAACATGACCTATTTGAAGTTTATCAGCTACAACATAATTGGAGGAATCGTTTGGGTTTTACTTTTTATAGCAGGAGGATATCTGTTTGGTAATATGCCTGTAGTAAAAAGCAATTTTACCCTGGTAATATTTGCAATCATATTCATCTCACTGCTTCCAGGCATTATGACATTCCTCCGAAGCAAAATACAAGCAAGGAAATCAATAAAGGCATAAAATGGCAAAGTATAGGTATGAAGTCTGATCTAAGCCTTCATACCTATACTTTTTATTATTAAAGCTCCATTATAGATAATACGCTTTATAATTTAATCAACCGCTGATATTCAGCCTCCAAGGCCGCTCTATCCGCTCCCGGCATTGAAAGCTTTGACAATATCTCAGTAATCTTTAGTTCAATCACAATGCGGTCCATTTTATTTGTCTCTTTTGGCACTGCTTTTTGCCTTCCATAAATAAAATCCTCAAGGTTATCTTCAATCTCCCTTACAGTTCTGCTACCAAATGCTATAACCCTGTTTGCCACCTTGCTTACAAATTCCCTGTCATGAGAAACAAAAATAACAGTCCCTTCATAATCACAAAGCACGTTCTCCAAAGCTTCTATTGACAACATGTCAAGGAAGTTAGTAGGCTCATCCAATAGCAGCACATTTGCATCTGAAACAAACAGCTTGGCAAAGGAAACCTTAACCCTTTCACCGCCGCTAAGAACCCCCACCTTTTTAAAAACATCCTCGCCTCCAATAAGAAGCCTGGCTAATACAGTCCTTGCCGCTGCCTGGCTCTGTACACTGCCATCCATAACATTCTCAAGAACCGTTTTGCTATTGTCAAGGTTCTCAAATCCCTGACAAAAATATCCTATTCTGGCCTTAGGAACTATATACAGGTTTTTATCTGCTTTTTCATATATGAGGTTTAGAAGCGTGGTCTTTCCAGTCCCGTTTTCTCCCCATAGTGCAGTTTTGGAGCCGTTATATATGTCGAACTTTACACCGTCAAACAGCTTTTTGTCTCCGAAGCTGCAGGACAAATCTTTAGCCGATATGACAATTCTGTTTTCCGGGGGATTTGTCAGAGAAAAATCCAATTTAATTGTAGGCAATTCATTCGGCTTTTCCTTTACCTCAAGCTTATCAAGTCTGGTTTTCATACTGTTTGCTGCATTGTAAAGCTTTTTCTGAATCTGGGTGGTCTCCCTTTTATGAAGCCTCGCCTCAGAATTACCCATCCTTTTTGGCGTCTTTTTCATAGCTTTTGATTTGCTGTATCTATCATTTATTGCTTCAGTAAGCTTAGCCTTTTGTGATACATACTTTTCGTATTCCTGTTCCTTATGCCTGAAATCAGTATCAAGCTGCTCTTTATAGCAGGAATAATTCCCGCTAAATACAGCTATCTCTCCATCTTTCACCTCAAGGATTTTATTGCAAACACTGTCTAAAAGGTCTCTGTCATGGCTTATAAGCAATAAGGATTCAGCCTCTAAAAGCTTTTCTTTCAAAAGCCCTACACCTTTATAATCCAGATTTGCCGTAGGCTCATCTGCAAAAAGTATTAGATTGTCTTTGCTTATAGCATTGGCGATCTTAATCCTTGTCCTTTCGCCTCCGCTTAGCCTGTCATGTTGAGGTAAATTGTGTAATTTAAATTCCTTCAAGGCTTTTGGGTCAGCTTCCATCTTTTCATCGGAAAACTGCTTTATATATGAAATGTCACTATATTGCTTTACAAAACCCTCGTCCGGATCGATAATTTTTGATAGTATGTTTAAGAGTGTTGTTTTTCCTGAACCGTTTTGCCCTACAATTCCAATCTTGTCACCTTTATATACTTTTAGATTGTCAAAACCTACTATAAGCCTGTCTTTATAATATTTTTTTATATTTCCTGCCTCTAAAATAAGCATAAAAAAACTCTCCTCTCACATTTTAC of the Pseudobacteroides sp. genome contains:
- a CDS encoding DedA family protein, with the translated sequence MEIITGLIDFILHIDTHLAQIVQTYGTLTYLILFLIVFCETGLVVTPFLPGDSLLFVIGALGASGALDVKLVTILLIAAAILGDTVNYHIGKFIGHKAYRLKDSRFFKKAYLEKTHNFYERHGGKTIIISRFIPIIRTFAPFVAGMGNMTYLKFISYNIIGGIVWVLLFIAGGYLFGNMPVVKSNFTLVIFAIIFISLLPGIMTFLRSKIQARKSIKA
- a CDS encoding ABC transporter ATP-binding protein; this translates as MSNIIEISGLHKTYSRGKVPTHALRGIDLVIEAGKFNCIIGPSGHGKSTLLHLIGGLDRPNQGSIKVSGEEINKLSDRDLAKFRAKKLGFVFQFFNLLNSLTVLENVQTPMMFAKIPKEQQFSRAIALLKAVGLEEKINSRANELSGGQMQRVAIARALANNPDILLMDEPTGNLDSTSEKEVMDIIFDLHKKGKTIVMVTHNPDISSCGERIIKIKDGIVQN
- the abc-f gene encoding ribosomal protection-like ABC-F family protein, which codes for MLILEAGNIKKYYKDRLIVGFDNLKVYKGDKIGIVGQNGSGKTTLLNILSKIIDPDEGFVKQYSDISYIKQFSDEKMEADPKALKEFKLHNLPQHDRLSGGERTRIKIANAISKDNLILFADEPTANLDYKGVGLLKEKLLEAESLLLISHDRDLLDSVCNKILEVKDGEIAVFSGNYSCYKEQLDTDFRHKEQEYEKYVSQKAKLTEAINDRYSKSKAMKKTPKRMGNSEARLHKRETTQIQKKLYNAANSMKTRLDKLEVKEKPNELPTIKLDFSLTNPPENRIVISAKDLSCSFGDKKLFDGVKFDIYNGSKTALWGENGTGKTTLLNLIYEKADKNLYIVPKARIGYFCQGFENLDNSKTVLENVMDGSVQSQAAARTVLARLLIGGEDVFKKVGVLSGGERVKVSFAKLFVSDANVLLLDEPTNFLDMLSIEALENVLCDYEGTVIFVSHDREFVSKVANRVIAFGSRTVREIEDNLEDFIYGRQKAVPKETNKMDRIVIELKITEILSKLSMPGADRAALEAEYQRLIKL